The nucleotide window CGGCGCCCCTCCTTTTTCTTGGTCACGTAGCCATCAGCCTCAAGGTCAGCGATGATATTGCGCGTTGCCTTTTCCGTGATGCCTAGCGTTGAGGAAATATCCCGGCCGGTAATACGTGACTGCTGGGCGATTAAACACAACACCAGGGCATGATTGGTAAGAAATTTCCATCCCGGCACACTGGCACCTCCTTACTGAAATTTTCCTCATCAAATAAACTATTTTTCCCCCGAAAAAAATAATCTAAAGCCTATTGACAAGCGGAAGTTACGATGTATAATTTATTTATGAAATAAAATTCCTAAATAATATAACAGAAATATAAGGTTATTACAAGTAGTTACTCAGCCGTGACTTCGTCCAGGCAGGTATTGTCCGGGAATCAAAGAATGGAGAGAAAGGGAGAGTGAAAGCAACATCAGTGGCCATCAAGAATCAATCTGTATCCCGACCTGTGGAACATCCAATGGAGAACGGTAACCAAAATGATACTGAAGGAGAACCTCCAGGCCACCCGGTTATTGCGGCTGGGCTTGAGGATGAGCCTCCCGGTACAGGAACCACGAGCCGGTACCGGGTTTCCAGGCATATCCCGGATAGTGCCTGGAATGACTGGAAGTGGCATTTCCGGCATAGAATTACCACGGTTGACCAGCTGAAAAAGTTTATCCCGTTATCACCGGAAGATCTGAAGCAACTCAGGCTGGTGACCATGCGCTACCCCCTCTCGATAACCCCTTATTACCTCTCACTAATCAACCCTGATGATCCTGATGACCCGATAAGGAAACAGGCGGTACCCTCCATCATGGAGATGACCATGGGGACAATAGGGATGGAGGACCCGCTGGCGGAAAAGGAGGACTCCGTAGTTCCCGGCCTGGTGCACCGCTATCCGGACAGGGCGCTGATGGTGCTTACCGATATCTGTCCCATGCTCTGCCGTCACTGTACCCGTAAGCGGGAATGGCGGCACGGCGGCTGGGTGCGTTCCCCCGATGAGATTGGAGCCATGCTGGAATATTTACGTCGTAATAAGGGTATCAGGGACGTTATCATTTCCGGCGGTGACCCACTGACGCTTTCTACCTGCCGTCTGGAGGAAATCATATCAGCGGTAAGAAGAATAGAACATATTGAAATAATACGTATTGGTACCAGGTTCCCCGTGGTATTGCCCCAGCGGATAGATGCGGAGTTGTGTTCCATGTTATCCCGGTATGGCCCAATATGGCTG belongs to Dehalococcoidales bacterium and includes:
- a CDS encoding helix-turn-helix domain-containing protein; amino-acid sequence: MPGWKFLTNHALVLCLIAQQSRITGRDISSTLGITEKATRNIIADLEADGYVTKKKEGRRIKYRINPDLPLRSETQQNKAIGDLLEVLGWRRRKKPAQKPVLKEVS
- a CDS encoding KamA family radical SAM protein, which codes for MENGNQNDTEGEPPGHPVIAAGLEDEPPGTGTTSRYRVSRHIPDSAWNDWKWHFRHRITTVDQLKKFIPLSPEDLKQLRLVTMRYPLSITPYYLSLINPDDPDDPIRKQAVPSIMEMTMGTIGMEDPLAEKEDSVVPGLVHRYPDRALMVLTDICPMLCRHCTRKREWRHGGWVRSPDEIGAMLEYLRRNKGIRDVIISGGDPLTLSTCRLEEIISAVRRIEHIEIIRIGTRFPVVLPQRIDAELCSMLSRYGPIWLNTHFNHPREITSEAAEACDRLLRSGIPVNNQSVLLRGVNDTVETQLKLCQGLLRTKVRPYYLFQCDEVQGTEHLRTEIAVGVKIIEGMRGHTSGLAIPTFVIDLPDGGGKVPLQPDYILGQSEDELLLRNYRGDIFHYRNPGKSTCSDLFAKVPVVKTAVEPHDEAASKYNHRGVPDAHRISV